From the genome of Desmodus rotundus isolate HL8 chromosome 2, HLdesRot8A.1, whole genome shotgun sequence, one region includes:
- the ARL4C gene encoding ADP-ribosylation factor-like protein 4C — translation MGNISSNISAFQSLHIVMLGLDSAGKTTVLYRLKFNEFVNTVPTIGFNTEKIKLSNGTAKGISCHFWDVGGQEKLRPLWKSYSRCTDGIIYVVDSVDVDRLEEAKTELHKVTKFAENQGTPLLVIANKQDLPKSLPVAEIEKQLALHELIPATTYHVQPACAIIGEGLTEGMDKLYEMILKRRKSLKQKKKR, via the coding sequence ATGGGCAACATCTCCTCCAACATCTCGGCCTTCCAGTCCCTGCACATCGTCATGCTGGGCTTGGACTCGGCCGGCAAGACCACGGTGCTCTACCGGCTCAAGTTCAACGAGTTCGTGAACACGGTGCCCACCATCGGCTTCAACACGGAGAAGATCAAGCTGAGCAACGGCACGGCCAAGGGCATCAGCTGCCACTTCTGGGACGTGGGCGGCCAGGAGAAGCTGCGGCCGCTGTGGAAATCCTACAGCCGTTGCACGGACGGCATCATCTACGTGGTGGACTCGGTGGACGTGGACCGGCTGGAGGAGGCCAAGACGGAGCTGCACAAGGTGACCAAGTTCGCCGAGAACCAGGGCACGCCGCTGCTGGTCATCGCCAACAAGCAGGACCTGCCCAAGTCGCTGCCGGTGGCCGAGATCGAGAAGCAGCTGGCGCTGCACGAGCTCATCCCGGCCACCACCTACCACGTCCAGCCGGCGTGCGCCATCATCGGCGAGGGCCTCACCGAGGGCATGGACAAGCTCTATGAGATGATCCTGAAACGCAGGAAGTCCCTCAAGCAGAAGAAGAAGCGGTAA